From the genome of Diorhabda carinulata isolate Delta chromosome 2, icDioCari1.1, whole genome shotgun sequence:
ACCCGATGAAGCTAACgaggaatgtttttttttaattaatattaattttgattaatttatagACAGTACCGagtaaattatttctattattgacaattgatatttcatttaaacACCACTAGGGGATCCCATGACGACTACTTTTTACATCAGggagaaaaaaaatactaaacacAACTTTATATCTATAAGAACGTCACGAAAAATGCATTGattaaataataagaatagATAATTTACCAGCAAAATTCTGATGATAAAAAACGGTTTCAGCGTcttaatattttactaaaacaagtgaaaattggttattttcattaaaaacatttacTGAAACTAAAAACTCCAACATAATGAGCTCTAGACTAGTCCAAAAGAAATAACCAAATCTTGCGGGTCCCAATGTTGGAATAAATTTAGCATTTAGAAAATTAAGACACCAAAGAAACACCCGTTgagaaacagaatattttttaggcgtaatttcaatttgaaatccACAAATCAAATTAcagacataataaaaaatattaacaataacaagGCTCCTAATATAGAAAGTCCTTTGGagaatatatgataaataattcatttaaagcgataaaaaaaattgttacaataaaaCCAATCAAATTACAGGCGATTTTCCCTTTTTTTCACTTTGGTAACACTCTTGAGAAGGTCTGaaattctgatatatttgataaaatattcaatcatccctaaaaaacacacaaaaatatttaagttaCTGTtgcaaaatcaatttttaactcTTTTGAAAAAGATCACGTTGTGTCTTTCTTGATCTAGCCAATGCTTTCGCCTCTGTGAGTCATTCGCAGTTGTTGCGGGATTTTGGATTCCGTAGGGCGTCTTAGAGACAAAAAAGGAAACAAGATTAGGGTGTCCTTTTTGGTGTCTCTCAGAGGACGGTGATTGACCTCTTTATACAAACTTTCAgctgaaaattatagaaaaaaataataatgccTTTGATATGTAACTTCTCTTCGAAACCCTgctatttcttttaaatatttttggcGCCATATAATGATTTCCCCTTTTCCAAAAAGGGCGTTTTCGCTCTATATAGTGGTAGGATTTACGTATCTACAGTATTTGAATTTGCGTTAAAAAAATTGCTGGAAAGatattgattattattcttTCATGATTATCATTCATATGCATCGGTTTTAAATATATACCCTGTCAATTGTTTATCTCTTCAGATAAAGATAAAGAACCACCCCTCATAGAGTTagctgaaaaattatttgatcatGAAGGACTTTCAGAAGTCTTGaaaccaattttgaaaatattattgaaaacattgatTGAAAAAGGAGAAGACGCTGTATTGGATCTGTTTGGTAAGTAAATtgattctttttattgaaaattatgaagacgatcaaaaatttagtaaagattatcaaataaaagagaagaattTATAGTTACTTCATCGATGAATCATCTTGATTAGTTCCAAAAaacattttgtgtttttaagCTAATTTTCCATCGCAAGATCAAGGCGATTTTTCAAGAAAAGCATATAAAAATCTGATAAGTAAGAAGTTCAAGAAACCTTATCACTTTGAACAGTTTAGAAATGCTATACTATTCAATTACAAAGAATAAAGAGTGAATTAACTGAAAAGCTACAATATGGTTAGAAACTACCAGTAAATAGATGAGAAACGTCAAAACTTATGCTAATTagatcaaaattcatataatttatttccaatCGTATTCTGTAACTCTACGTGAGTCTTATCTTCACCCATTAGGCCTCTTGAGGAATGCGTCTTCTTGTTGCATGCTACAAAAGCCAACGTTGAAGAAACATCGTGGATTTGCAAATTTCAAAGCGTTTGGTCTATCCACTGATCAAGTAACTTTAGCAGTAGATTATTTAGTACTACACGTAGACAACAGAAGAAAAAACGTTAATAGGAAAGAAAATTGTATCAGAAAAGCCTACGGACTAGTCTACTAACAAATATAAGAGCGAATGATGGTGCCTGATTTGCAGACTTTACACGAATATCAAATGAGGATTTTGTTGAACTTTTACTACATTGTATAAGTATAAACTGCAAAGATCCATAGGCaaaccattttttattgttgtttattggTGGATTCCTCGTGGAATGCGCTTCtgaggtttttttattttgtttttgatactGTCTTAATGTCTAAATCGTATTTTTCTACAAGTCACGTTTtactttatagtttttataatttgaagtCCATTACGTGAGCGCCAATCTTCAACTAAACTTCATCACCGAAATCTTcacttttcaaaacaaatacaaacaaatcaTAAACTAGAAACTGTTTTGACGCACCAATAATGTTCGGAATCCATCGTGTTCGGATACAAGCTAAAACAGTGTGCCATTTGACGCAAGGTGCGACATAGCGCACAATTCTTGACAAAATGTgcgacatttttaaaatattatagcaTGAGACCCTTTGGTATTCATTATAGTGTTGCCCCAGTGTGAAAGGACCCTCAGCGTCGATACAAGCTAAAACAGTGTGCCATTTGACGCAAGGTGCGACTTTGCGCACAATTCTTGACAAAATGTgcgacatttttaaaatattatagcaTGAGACCCTTTGGTATTCATTATAGTGTTGCCCCAGTGTGAAAGGACCCTCAGCGTCGATACAAGCTAAAACAGTGTGCCATTTGACGCAAGGTGCGACTTTGCGCACAATTCTTGACAAAATGTgcgacatttttaaaatattatagcaTGAGACCCTTTGGTATTCATTATAGTGTTGCCCCAGTGTGAAAGGACCCTCAGCGTCGATACAAGCTAAAACAGTGTGCCATTTGACGCAAGGTGCGACTTTGCGCACAATTCTTGACAAAATGTgcgacatttttaaaatattatagcaTGAGACCCTTTGGTATTCATTATAGTGTTGCCCCAGTGTGAAAGGACCCTCAGCGTCGATACAAGCTAAAACAGTGTGCCATTTGACGCAAGGTGCGACTTTGCGCACAATTCTTGACAAAATGTgcgacatttttaaaatattatagcaTGAGACCCTTTGGTATTCATTATAGTGTTGCCCCAGTGTGAAAGGACCCTCAGCGTCGATACAAGCTAAAACAGTGTGCCATTTGACGCAAGGTGCGACTTTGCGCACAATTCTTGACAAAATGTgcgacatttttaaaatattatagcaTGAGACCCTTTGGTATTCATTATAGTGTTGCCCCAGTGTGAAAGGACCCTCAGCGTCGATACAAGCTAAAACAGTGTGCCATTTGACGCAAGGTGCGACTTTGCGCACAATTCTTGACAAAATGTgcgacatttttaaaatattatagcaTGAAACCCTTTGGTATTCATTATAGTGTTGCCCCAGTGTGAAAGGACCCTCAGCGTCGATACAAGCTAAAACAGTGTGCCATTTGACGCAAGGTGCGACTTTGCGCACAATTCTTGACAAAATGTgggacatttttaaaatattatagtaTGAGACCCTTTGGTATTCATTATAGTGTTGCCCCAGTGTGAAAGGACCCTCAGCGTCGATACAAGCTAAAACAGTGTGCCATTTGACGCAAGGTGCGACTTTGCGCACAATTCTTGACAAAATGTgcgacatttttaaaatattatagcaTGAGACCCTTTGGTATTCATTATAGTGTTGCCCCAGTGTGAAAGGACCCTCAGCGTCGATACAAGCTAAAACAGTGTGCCATTTGACGCAAGGTGCGACTTTGCGCACAATTCTTGACAAAATGTgcgacatttttaaaatattatagcaTGAAACCCTTTGGTATTCATTATAGTGTTGCCCCAGTGTGAAAGGACCCTCAGCGTCGATACAAGCTAAAACAGTGTGCCATTTGACGCAAGGTGCGACTTTGCGCACAATTCTTGACAAAATGTgggacatttttaaaatattatagtaTGAGACCCTTTGGTATTCATTATAGTGTTGCCCCAGTGTGAAAGGACCCTCAGCGTCGATACAAGCTAAAACAGTGTGCCATTTGACGCAAGGTGCGACTTTGCGCACAATTCTTGACAAAATGTgcgacatttttaaaatattatagcaTGAGACCCTTTGGTATTCATTATAGTGTTGCCCCAGTGTGAAAGGACCCTCAGCGTCGATACAAGCTAAAACAGTGTGCCATTTGACGCAAGGTGCGACTTTGCGCACAATTCTTGACAAAATGTgcgacatttttaaaatattatagcaTGAAACCCTTTGGTATTCATTATAGTGTTGCCCCAGTGTGAAAGGACCCTCAGCGTCGATACAAGCTAAAACAGTGTGCCATTTGACGCAAGGTGCGACTTTGCGCACAATTCTTGACAAAATGTgggacatttttaaaatattatagtaTGAGACCCTTTGGTATTCATTATAGTGTTGCCCCAGTGTGAAAGGACCCTCAGCGTCGATACAAGCTAAAACAGTGTGCCATTTGACGCAAGGTGCGACTTTGCGCACAATTCTTGACAAAATGTgcgacatttttaaaatattatagcaGGAAACCCTTTGGTATTCATTATAGTGTTGCCCCAGTGTGAAAGGACCCTCAGCGTCGATACAAGCTAAAACAGTGTGCCATTTGACGCAAGGTGCGACTTTGCGCACAATTCTTGACAAAATGTgcgacatttttaaaatattatagcaTGAGACCCTTTGGTATTCATTATAGTGTTGCCCCAGTGTGAAAGGACCCTCAGCGTCGATACAAGCTAAAACAGTGTGCCATTTGACGCAAGGTGCGACTTTGCGCACAATTCTTGACAAAATGTgcgacatttttaaaatattatagcaTGAGACCCTTTGGTATTCATTATAGTGTTGCCCCAGTGTGAAAGGACCCTCAGCGTCGATACAAGCTAAAACAGTGTGCCATTTGACGCAAGGTGCGACTTTGCGCACAATTCTTGACAAAATGTgcgacatttttaaaatattatagcaTGAGACCCTTTGGTATTCATTATAGTGTTGCCCCAGTGTGAAAGGACCCTCAGCGTCGATACAAGCTAAAACAGTGTGCCATTTGACGCAAGGTGCGACTTTGCGCACAATTCTTGACAAAATGTgcgacatttttaaaatattatagcaTGAGACCCTTTGGTATTCATTATAGTGTTGCCCCAGTGTGAAAGGACCCTCAGCGTCTTCCACGTCCTTTGATCTCTTTATTTCATACTGCTACTAAtcctaaataaattttatgctATGGGAATTTGCTAGCTTCTTCAAGATTGGCTTGTTATTGTATCTGTGACATCTTCTATAATTTTCTGCCACTAGTGATTAAGCACTTTAATGTCGAAGGCAGTTTTTTCCTTTCCTGTCCAATCCATTGTATCTTGGTCTTTCTTTTTGCGTTTTTATTGGTTTCTCATTATTCTTTCAAGTTCCAAAATGTCTATATCATCAATCCATTGTACTTTTGTCCAATTCGTTGAAAAGTCCAACTGTGCCAaaactttttatgaatttttgctAAAGTGtggttcaaaaaatattttttcactaaatttttctcaatactAAAACACCTAATTATCTACTTTATTGCATTATATATCTAAAAGTGACAGAACCAAGAAGAAAATGTCTTTTTAATGTATACAAGGGCAAGAAAAAGAATCTGAATGTAGCTAACAACATTAAGACACAATTTACGCGCTATTCCAAAACAAAGTTATTGGTATCAGAAATTGAAAGTGtattcagtttctgaagacgataacttggttatcgaaacgtacGTCAGAGTGTTGGTGAacagaaatttagaaaatttagtatGCTTGTTAATATATCcatcgagttttttttttgtttcagataagGATTCAAAAGATGATCCGTTAAGTTCACTAGTCGGTGAATACCCTTCtcttaaaaaattgttcaaagaATTATCTAAAGTGATTGAAAATGAAAACGAAAATGTACAAATTTCCGTACCGGTCGTGGTTGAAAAACATTACCCACCAAATTGGAGGGATTATTATTATACTATATTGGAGGATCGTGGTAGAAACGTCGAATGCCTTATACCCGGAGATTGTTACGAAACATGCTTTTGGTGTTaatatgttaaaatttcaatattattagtatttattcaataaattcctCTACttacattcaatatttaaatcaaattatttgtatttatggGATTCCATTccaaataaaaaccattttcaaatACTGTATTTGGATGtgagtttttttgttgttgggtTTTGGGTTTTGGACCTGCTTAAAATGAATGTTAGGTATAAATAAATGGACCTGCCTGTTTTGCCAATCAACTTCTCCACTTAAACAGGCGTGAATTCCGGCTGGTGACTGGGTTTTACCTCCTCTGGTGTATGGAGGAAGAGGAAACAGCAGACCACGTCATCAGTGAGCGCCCAGCATTTATTCGAGTGGGGTTAAAACACTTGAGCAAGCCTCTTTGACACCTTGTCTAATGACTTTCAAAGATTCAGGTGCCTGATTAGGTTTTCAAAGGTAGTTTTGCGTGAATGTCCACCTAATTATGATAAATGTTAGGATAGAGGCAAATTCTTATTCactaagaaaattgaataaaagttaTACCTAAATCTGTTTTggaatttgttcaaattaactTAACCTCACCTATCTTAACCTAATCAATAAATGGATCCGTTCCTCgattaacaatatcaaaagaCAAGTTCCAGTTGAATTGTAAAtgaaagttgaataaataaaaatggaaataacaatgatttttgattttttttttctccagTCAAACCCCTTAAAATAAAACCTTTCGTTTGATTCATGAATCCGGTTCAAAACGCAAGCTGAGCTAAAAGTCaaaactaatttcattattGGTAAAACCGGTACTAATTCGGgaattcgataaatggattataCGACCTCGAAAATGCTAAACTAAcatatttttgtacatttattaaaatacaattgttatttttttgttttggctCACagtgtataatttaaaaacaaagatgAACTCAAAAATCgatcgaaataataaaaaatcattacgAAATTAATCATGAATTGTTTTTTATGGTATCTATGAAATAAATTGTCTTGAAACAAGAAGCTCTGACTATCGTTTTGATAATCCCAAATCAAGTACTAAATCATTCGATTCCTCATGATCCATAAAATGGATCTCGCTGAAACTGGAACATTGTTCCCCGAAGTTTCCTGAAGAACTGTTTTCGATCTTACGTTGTTcttttttgaaatgattttcaGTCATTGGGAACGTTTGACTTGGTCTTCTGAGatcaaaacataatttattgaGAAGGGTGCGTTACAATCGGTTGAGTTAAGGATGCGCTAACTTGAgacggggatatttcaggtaaacgaaaaggtagtccgagtacataatacaactcgTGACAAGTTCTTTGTATATATTACCTAGAATTTACTACCTAATCCACTTTAAAAAACTTAAAAGTCCAAAActtcaaatttagaatttttaaatcctttaggttaggttatatcttttaaaaattaaccGAGGAggaggaatattttttattagacaaTGATTTAACTAGTAACAGAATGAAATTCGGATCTGGAatcaatttaaattgtttaaaaaactcAGCAACATTTTACATGGATggaacttttgaataataaaatgttttaccGCAATacactgtaaatatatatttgattattgtttttcatttcaaacacaacaaaacattaaaataccGAGACGCATAATCTttcgagttgtctaatcttcatgaaaaccacgatcacgagttggcacACGTCTATTGTGGAGTATTAAGACTTAacctaacaaaaaattaaaattctctTCTAATAATTGAAGGAATGCACGAAttggaatcgatttttgaaaaactgaatttcCGTGAAAATGGAAGCGAATCAAAAACCTTCATTGGTTAATATTGTACTAATACACTTTCTTTTCCTAGGGAAAACAGTTTCTAATCTATCGTTTTAATACAATTCCTTcagttgataatttattttctcaattctcaacttttattacttttcttTAGAACggtaattaaattttgattgcGTGCCCAATCAATTTTTTGCATGTCGAATAAGCATGCATGCTAAATTGCAGTAATGTCTAAACTTTGATTGTTACTAGTTATACCAATCtttcaaaatgtttattacaaagttgcacattttcgttttatttataatattttccaagATATTTGCAACAGAAAAAAGTAAGTACTATCTTAGGGTATTTGGATACGAAGCGGCACGTCCATAAACTATGTTTACCTCTTTAAAAAACCAACATAAACTTTCAGGTATAAGTATATTTATTAGTATCAAGTACAACAATGTTTCagttaattttcttaataaccGCTACTAGAATTAATACACCAGTGCATCGTAAGAACCATTTTTGTGTCCCTCTGTCGTATGCCAGTGGAACTAGCGTGTGACTTGCCAAGACACTCACCGACCTTCAGGATTTCAGTGCTGTTGAATGGATGGTCAAACAACTTTCAGTCAAATATCGTCAAAACAATTAGATATGTGGACGAGCAATTCTACGACTCTTGTTTACTGTTTCTTGGAAGAAACTCAATTAACAGAATGCTCATCATCGATATGAGGGACTTCGAAGACCTTGTCTATATCAGCGACGTACCATAAGTTTACTCATGATGAATTTCAATCGGCACAATGCTTTGTGCGTTCAAAAATATAAACCGAAACTCGCTGCCATTTCGTATCACTGGAATGAAACGGGAGCTATCCGATTACCATTCGATTGATATGTCATGGGTCTATGACGCATGCTtactttgaaagaaaaaaacacgaAATAACTTGCAGGATGTGTCTCTGAATACAAAGAATTTTAAAAGCTGCTCCTGACAGTTCAAATCTATCTGATATTGGATTTGTTATAAATGGGATTAAATAAGAAGACGAATTTGTCTCGTGATAATCACAACCTGAGGCATACTGATGATAATTAATagttaatcaaatttattacttcgtatacattatataatatttgttgttaaacATTTGTGATATTGAATGActcaattctatttttattataaagtcCTTGAAAAGTTCGCGATATTGGACGAACTTTATGATGTCAAAGGCATCTAATTGGAAGTGAAGAGACGAAAAAATTCTAGAAGTTTCTTAGTACTGACTCCGACTTTCGACCAAATGCTTCTGGAGACTTTAATCAGGAGCGGCTTTGATTTATTAAGTTTATAAACCAAAATAAGAATTTCCGACtctatttaaaatatctttatccACAACTAGTACATAATAtctgataataatattatacaatCGTTATTTTAGatgaatttctttttctttatttatactTTCCACAATTATGTCTAAAATCTCGTcgtttcatttaataattgtctTTTGGATTAAGTGAATGCGCATCAATGTTTTTGGCAGAGCTTCTTATCTTAAACTAAAGGCTGTGAAGGTACTATTTGAAATCTTTATGACCAAAAAAGCACGCGCACACTTCTCCAGAGCTGCTTCATTTGTtgtattctcattattttctgCAACTCCATCTATTAGTGCTATGATCATAGTTTCTTCGTTTTTTATAGGTAATATATCCATAGCCTCGGTACTTTCAGCGTTCTAAGTGTTTGCTATCTCCTCCTGCACTTCTTTTTCTATCATTTCTACAGGTACTAAATCATTAGCTTGAATATCGTCTTTATCTTCGCTATCTTCTTCATCCAAATACTGTTTTTCCAGTgtattttcattctatttccAAGCTCGTCATGGAATCAAAAATCGACCACGCAACCAATATCTGTAGCAAAGATTACTTTAGCGAAAAAACACTTGTGGTCACCacatattgtaaataaatactgAAGCTACATGGATGCACAGAACTGTAACTTCAACTGTATGAAAATTCAACCAGCAAGGAAGCGATTTTAACGCCAAGGCTTGTAGGGGTTCTGTATAGgaatcaaaaagtttttgtcgTTGTTTAAACCATCTAGGATATAAAATTTGAACCTTAGATGTTGTTCATATTTGTTTCTGTTAGAGCCAGAGTCTCTTCGACTGCAGATGTGTACAGCCTTCACCTGGAGATCCTAACGGGAGGCTAGTGTGACTATTTTGGTCTAGAAGATGACAtcgtgatatatttttttcttttttctcaccCTGGAACCTTAAGGGCCCAGTCACGTCGCCTGGATCCGACGAGATGGTTGTGGTTCAAGGTCAATAATATTACAACTAGTACAGACAGTGCTACTTAGGTATAATATAACAGGTAATGAAGCTCGTCCAGTTCTGAAGATATTTCACatgtataaaaagaaaaatgagacaAAGATGCATGGAAAGAAGTGTGTATTGATTTCAGTAATTACGATGACTAAAATAACCATCAAAAGACTACTATCAATACtgtcaattgaaaaattattatatatttaattcaatctACAACTATTGGGATAATTATTCAAACCTGCACAGCCGAATGAGATTATCTAAGCTCGCTTTTTTGTACGGAATATAGAACGGAGCTTATGGTGACCTTGTTTCAACAAAACCGTTTAACTTTTCATAACTTTTACAGAAACGTTTATTTCTACTTGAATAAATACGCGCGGGATAAGTAAAcaaaatgaactaaattatattctgacataaataaacttCATTCACGTCAGTAGTAGCGAAATTTTTCGAAAGACCTTTTTTAAGAGACTTTTCGTTATTAtatatgatattttaataaattaaaattttatttcgaacGAAACGTTCGATACTCTAGAATGTATTTTCTGATAAACATGTTAAACTAGAAAAATGCCATAACGTATTCGATCATAGATTCCGGCCGCAGAtagtaatttaaatttgaagatTATTGTAGCagataacatttttaattttcttatgtATCGTTACAAGATtagattaatcaaaaatatattctattctattGTTTTAAAGATATCATAATTAGATATAAGGAAAGTGTCGAATATTCAGTGATGTGGAATGTCGAAAATATTAAACAGTATCTACGTTTGACTGAAATAAAAAGAGGTAAGTTCCATTTGCAATAAATAGTATACTAGTTGTAATAAACAAACTTCCTATTCCAACAACTAAGATTAGGACAAGCTGTAGATCGTTTCTGCTTCACCAAAATACTAGCAGCAAAATCTTACTTTGTAAAACCACAATCGGTTCACTGTAGATAAGCAATCCATCATTAAGAATTGTAAAGAGTTGTACTTAATATTACAAGCgaatataatttcagtaaaactAAATactttaaagttttatttcatactTCTACAGCTCTTTAATTGTCACACCTTACTTTGCAATTTTATAAGGTATAGTCTGAGaagtatttgtcaaaaatattgtttccttGATAGCATTTATTCTGGACATGCCTCGACTACAAAGTCGATTAGATGATGTCGtctcttttcaattttttggccTTTCTCTTCGCTAGGTACCAGGAAGACGTTTACCGAATCTGCGAATCGACTTTTCGATCGTTGATCCTGAAGCTACTGTTGCATTATTGTTCACAAAACTTTCATTTGTGAATAATTTGACTTTTAATACACCGCACACTTGCACAGCTCACAACTAACTACTGACTGTGAACCAGGAACCCTACTAcctgataattattttatatttccctGTTTACGTTAAGACATTAATTTTCTGTATAGTGtagttgtttatctatactttttaaTGATTCAATGATTCGGAAAATTGTGTAGCCGACTTGAACAAGTTGTATACTTCAGTTCGCAGTGGGACGTTTCGTCGCAACACCCCAAGCAACGTGTCGAATAAGTTTTTCCACTTAATTCAATCACAGATGTATTGAATTAAATGGGAAAACATATGCACATGTATGGCGTGgggtggcgtggcgtgttgTTAGTGTGTGTCGACCTTTAGGATCCtgacaattttat
Proteins encoded in this window:
- the LOC130904059 gene encoding uncharacterized protein LOC130904059, whose amino-acid sequence is MLKTSHAKCFIIFLFLEFSLNTGFKTKKEEPLIFQIGEKLLKHEGILEVLKPVFKVLLKNLFESGEDDLLKLFDKDKEPPLIELAEKLFDHEGLSEVLKPILKILLKTLIEKGEDAVLDLFDKDSKDDPLSSLVGEYPSLKKLFKELSKVIENENENVQISVPVVVEKHYPPNWRDYYYTILEDRGRNVECLIPGDCYETCFWC